A DNA window from Thermococcus sp. 4557 contains the following coding sequences:
- the feoB gene encoding ferrous iron transport protein B yields MMKVIALAGNPNVGKTTIFNALTGLRQHVGNWPGVTVEKKEGILEYKGQKFLVVDLPGTYSLTAHSVDELVARDFLLKGSADVVVNVIDATALMRNLFLTMEILEMGLNNVIIALNKIDLAEKHGIEINVKRMEEVLGVPVVAMSAKDGAGIDELKDKIHQMANGMLKERPVIPQYDPEVEREIEHITAVLEGTELGEEYNLRWLAIKLLQRDDGVIKLILRHLGSEKLDEIMGHIAEVEERYKRAMDLIIASQKYEFIDRLMHRFVRYTKVEGESFSDQLDRFLTHPVYGLLVLFGVFYLMFKFVFAVGLPLQGYLDEAFTAFGEWLAPHVANEALRGLLVDGIIAGVGSVLSFFPLVFLLFLALSVLEDVGYMARAAVVMERIMRKFGLPGKSFIPLVLAFGCNVPAVMATRTLDDERDRLLTMLVNPLIPCSARLSVISFLAGAFFAGHQALVAVSIYATAVLLALLVAWLLSRFVIRGEESPFIIELPEYLIPSWKTVTLHSWERSKEFIKKAGTIILLGSMAIWYLSSYPVQMGTGGSYAERLGMFFEPYMRLMGLDWKAAVSLLFGIIAKENVISTYGIIYGSEEAIVGAMTPLQAYVLGMVTTLYVPCIATIGAVRAEGSWKWAAFTVVYMIALASLVGILIWNVGTALGY; encoded by the coding sequence ATGATGAAGGTCATTGCACTGGCAGGAAACCCCAACGTCGGAAAAACGACCATATTCAACGCGCTGACCGGGCTGAGGCAGCACGTCGGCAACTGGCCCGGCGTCACGGTCGAGAAGAAGGAGGGAATCCTGGAGTACAAGGGGCAGAAGTTTCTCGTGGTTGACCTCCCGGGCACGTACTCCCTCACGGCTCACTCCGTCGACGAACTCGTCGCGAGGGACTTCCTCCTGAAGGGGAGCGCCGATGTGGTCGTGAACGTCATCGACGCAACTGCCCTCATGCGAAACCTCTTCCTCACCATGGAGATACTCGAGATGGGCCTCAACAACGTCATCATAGCCCTCAACAAGATAGACCTGGCCGAGAAGCACGGCATCGAGATAAACGTGAAGAGGATGGAGGAGGTTCTCGGCGTTCCGGTCGTGGCGATGAGCGCAAAGGATGGCGCCGGCATCGACGAGCTGAAGGATAAGATACACCAGATGGCCAACGGGATGCTGAAGGAGAGGCCAGTTATTCCCCAGTACGACCCGGAGGTCGAGAGGGAGATAGAGCACATAACCGCGGTTCTCGAGGGCACCGAGCTGGGGGAGGAGTACAACCTCCGCTGGCTCGCGATAAAGCTCCTTCAGCGCGACGATGGGGTCATAAAGCTCATCCTCCGGCACCTCGGGAGTGAGAAGCTCGACGAGATTATGGGCCACATAGCGGAGGTTGAAGAGCGCTACAAGCGCGCGATGGACCTTATAATCGCCAGCCAGAAGTACGAGTTCATCGACAGGCTCATGCACCGCTTTGTGAGGTACACGAAGGTGGAGGGCGAGAGCTTCAGCGACCAGCTCGACAGGTTCCTCACCCACCCCGTCTATGGCCTCCTCGTGCTCTTCGGCGTCTTCTACCTCATGTTCAAATTCGTGTTTGCCGTCGGGCTGCCCCTCCAGGGATACCTCGACGAGGCTTTCACGGCTTTCGGGGAATGGCTCGCGCCACATGTAGCAAACGAGGCTCTGAGAGGCCTCCTGGTCGATGGAATCATAGCGGGCGTTGGCTCTGTGCTCAGCTTCTTCCCGCTCGTCTTCCTGCTGTTCCTGGCACTCTCCGTCTTGGAGGACGTTGGATACATGGCCAGGGCGGCCGTGGTCATGGAGCGCATAATGCGGAAGTTCGGCCTGCCGGGCAAGAGCTTCATTCCGCTGGTGCTCGCCTTCGGATGCAACGTCCCCGCCGTGATGGCCACCAGAACGCTCGATGACGAGAGGGACAGACTGCTGACCATGCTCGTCAACCCGCTGATACCCTGTAGTGCCAGGCTGAGCGTCATAAGCTTCCTGGCGGGGGCTTTCTTCGCCGGCCACCAGGCGCTCGTCGCGGTGAGCATCTACGCCACGGCGGTGCTGCTTGCCCTCCTCGTGGCCTGGCTCCTGAGCAGGTTTGTTATCAGGGGCGAGGAGAGCCCGTTCATCATCGAGCTGCCGGAGTACCTCATCCCGTCGTGGAAGACGGTGACGCTCCACTCGTGGGAGAGGAGCAAGGAGTTCATAAAGAAGGCGGGAACCATAATCCTGCTCGGCTCGATGGCCATCTGGTACCTCAGCAGCTATCCAGTGCAGATGGGCACAGGGGGAAGCTACGCGGAGAGGCTTGGCATGTTTTTCGAGCCGTACATGCGTCTCATGGGCCTCGACTGGAAGGCGGCGGTTAGCCTGCTGTTCGGGATAATCGCCAAGGAGAACGTCATATCAACCTACGGAATAATCTACGGAAGCGAGGAGGCCATAGTGGGGGCAATGACGCCGCTCCAAGCCTACGTGCTCGGCATGGTCACCACCCTCTACGTCCCATGCATAGCCACGATAGGTGCAGTTAGGGCCGAGGGCAGCTGGAAATGGGCCGCCTTCACTGTGGTTTACATGATTGCCCTCGCGTCGCTCGTTGGAATCCTGATATGGAACGTGGGGACGGCGCTGGGCTACTGA
- a CDS encoding sugar phosphate nucleotidyltransferase encodes MKAVILAGGFGTRLRPLSSTRPKPMVPVLGKPNLQYLLESLEKIQEIDEIILSVHYMRGEIREFIDERMADYPKTIRFVNDPMPLETGGALKNVEDYVDDDFLVIYGDVFTNFDFKELIKAHKENDGLITVAVTKVYDPEKYGVVELDDGNRVTHFEEKPHRPHTNLVDAGIYMVNKKVLEEIPKNKEVYFEREVLPKYVTRGLVYAHKIPREYYWIDLGTPDDLFYAHQVAMDEIAKENGYFVIKEGAEVPEDVEIQGPVYIDEGVKIGHGVKIKAYTYIGPNTVVEDRAYFKRAILIGNDIVKERSEIKDSILGEGVVVGKNVILKETAVVGDYAKIYDNLVIYGAKVLPWKKVEEYEAYIKIKLDPTKVRPGVTPDRCPLGLPECIYKKFKAIAGEKPPCDECIENQWLF; translated from the coding sequence ATGAAGGCAGTTATTCTTGCTGGCGGTTTTGGAACGAGGTTAAGGCCGCTTTCATCGACCCGACCCAAGCCCATGGTTCCGGTTCTTGGCAAGCCGAACCTTCAGTACCTCCTCGAGAGCCTGGAGAAAATCCAGGAGATCGATGAGATAATCCTGTCCGTCCACTACATGAGGGGAGAGATAAGGGAGTTCATCGACGAAAGGATGGCCGACTACCCCAAAACGATACGGTTCGTTAATGACCCGATGCCGCTCGAGACCGGCGGAGCGCTCAAGAACGTGGAAGATTACGTGGACGACGACTTCCTTGTCATCTACGGTGACGTTTTCACGAACTTCGACTTTAAAGAGCTCATCAAGGCCCACAAAGAGAACGACGGCCTCATAACTGTCGCGGTTACCAAGGTCTATGACCCTGAGAAGTACGGAGTCGTCGAGCTGGACGACGGAAACCGGGTCACCCACTTCGAGGAGAAGCCCCACAGGCCCCACACCAACCTCGTCGATGCGGGCATATACATGGTGAACAAGAAGGTTCTGGAGGAGATTCCGAAGAACAAGGAAGTCTACTTCGAGCGCGAGGTTCTTCCGAAGTACGTGACCAGGGGACTTGTTTACGCCCACAAGATACCGCGTGAGTACTACTGGATCGACCTCGGAACCCCTGACGACCTCTTCTACGCCCACCAGGTCGCGATGGATGAGATAGCCAAGGAGAACGGCTACTTCGTCATCAAAGAGGGCGCCGAAGTCCCGGAGGACGTTGAGATACAGGGACCGGTTTACATCGACGAGGGTGTCAAGATAGGCCACGGCGTCAAGATAAAGGCCTACACGTACATAGGTCCGAACACCGTTGTCGAGGACAGGGCCTACTTCAAGCGCGCCATACTCATAGGCAACGACATCGTCAAGGAGCGCTCCGAGATAAAGGACAGCATCCTCGGAGAGGGCGTCGTCGTTGGAAAGAACGTTATACTCAAGGAGACCGCGGTCGTCGGCGACTACGCCAAGATTTACGACAACCTGGTCATCTACGGCGCCAAGGTGCTGCCGTGGAAGAAGGTCGAGGAGTACGAGGCGTACATCAAGATAAAGCTCGACCCGACCAAGGTGAGGCCCGGCGTCACCCCGGACCGCTGCCCGCTCGGCCTGCCGGAGTGTATCTACAAGAAGTTCAAGGCCATAGCGGGAGAAAAGCCGCCCTGCGACGAGTGCATAGAGAACCAGTGGCTCTTCTGA
- a CDS encoding helix-turn-helix domain-containing protein — protein MLERILELLEEGRSIDEIARELNVPRDEVVGAMEVLADLGYLERVEAGESACATCPLKSVCPGACFRFKGRVYQLSEFRLDGKSGASKP, from the coding sequence ATGCTGGAGAGGATCCTGGAACTGCTGGAGGAAGGGAGAAGCATAGACGAGATAGCCCGGGAGCTGAACGTTCCGAGGGACGAGGTCGTCGGCGCCATGGAGGTGCTGGCCGACCTCGGCTACCTGGAGCGGGTGGAGGCGGGGGAGAGCGCCTGCGCCACCTGCCCCCTTAAGAGCGTCTGCCCCGGCGCCTGCTTCCGCTTCAAGGGGAGGGTGTATCAGCTCTCGGAGTTCAGGCTCGATGGAAAGAGCGGTGCATCGAAACCGTGA